From Lysinibacillus sp. SGAir0095, the proteins below share one genomic window:
- a CDS encoding NTP transferase domain-containing protein has product MCKIGAIILAAGQSARMGKPKLFLPYLNAPLIHYPVSVAVSQKFKPIIVVGGKYFQQLQLELSEFSNQIAIVHNPEYERGMSSSLKAGINAIDAEVDGVFIFLGDQPFVSNDVVQNLIHVYRQNKKKGIKIIRPRYATQHGHPILFDKSLFHEFQSLKGDEGGKSIIKANEDKLIVVDFENTRLNLDIDTPQEYESLFQS; this is encoded by the coding sequence ATGTGTAAAATAGGTGCTATTATATTAGCAGCTGGTCAATCTGCTCGTATGGGGAAACCCAAGCTGTTTTTACCTTATTTAAATGCTCCACTTATACATTATCCTGTTTCGGTAGCGGTGTCGCAAAAATTTAAGCCAATCATAGTTGTTGGAGGAAAATACTTTCAACAGTTACAATTGGAATTAAGTGAATTTTCGAATCAAATAGCAATCGTTCATAACCCTGAATATGAAAGGGGTATGTCTTCTTCTTTAAAAGCTGGTATCAATGCAATAGATGCGGAAGTGGATGGAGTTTTCATTTTTTTAGGTGATCAGCCATTTGTTTCAAATGATGTTGTTCAAAATCTAATTCATGTTTATAGGCAAAACAAGAAAAAAGGTATAAAAATCATTCGTCCACGATATGCCACGCAGCACGGACATCCGATTTTATTTGATAAGAGCTTATTCCATGAATTTCAGTCCTTAAAAGGAGATGAAGGAGGGAAAAGTATTATTAAAGCAAATGAAGATAAATTAATAGTTGTTGACTTTGAAAATACTAGATTGAATTTAGATATTGATACCCCACAAGAGTACGAATCTCTTTTTCAATCATAA